The following coding sequences lie in one Halogeometricum rufum genomic window:
- a CDS encoding halocyanin domain-containing protein — protein MLTSTRRAVLRGVGVATAVGVAGCAGGGDGGVSGSDYPAMDEWLTETEVGAATDGYDGRVADRTGSDTVTVAVGAEGNGGYFVFDPPALLVSTGTTVEFSWTGRGNPHNVEAEPAEQIGESDYEFSSGEAEGGEGVKFTQTLDRAGVALYHCEPHLSLGMKGGIAVE, from the coding sequence ATGTTAACAAGCACGCGGCGGGCGGTGCTCAGAGGGGTCGGCGTCGCGACGGCCGTCGGGGTCGCCGGCTGTGCCGGCGGGGGCGACGGCGGCGTGTCGGGGAGCGACTACCCGGCGATGGACGAGTGGCTGACCGAGACGGAGGTGGGTGCCGCGACCGACGGCTACGACGGTCGGGTGGCGGACCGGACGGGGAGCGACACGGTCACCGTGGCGGTCGGTGCCGAGGGCAACGGCGGCTACTTCGTCTTCGACCCGCCGGCGCTCCTCGTCTCGACGGGGACGACGGTCGAGTTCTCGTGGACCGGTCGGGGGAACCCGCACAACGTCGAGGCTGAACCGGCCGAACAGATCGGCGAGTCGGATTACGAGTTCAGTTCGGGCGAGGCGGAGGGCGGCGAGGGCGTGAAGTTCACGCAGACGCTGGACCGTGCGGGTGTCGCGCTGTACCACTGCGAACCGCACCTCTCGCTCGGGATGAAGGGCGGTATCGCCGTGGAGTGA
- a CDS encoding class I SAM-dependent methyltransferase, translated as MADGVTATQEFYTRYAALYDRIARRTPGVGGLRESVADALDPAPGDTVVEMGCGTGANFPYLRERVGPAGTVVGVDFTPGVLEVARDRAHAWENVHVVRGDATRPPVADADAVLATFVSGMLADPAAAVRTWGELAGPGGRLALADLGRTTRTPFRPLNGLFRGIVRASSPPGTRSQLAQSPTATLDARLVAAHRELDAVCEDVRHETRALGFARVSGGRVRE; from the coding sequence ATGGCGGACGGCGTCACCGCCACGCAGGAGTTCTACACCCGATACGCGGCCCTGTACGACCGGATAGCCAGACGGACGCCGGGCGTGGGGGGCCTCCGCGAGTCCGTCGCCGACGCACTCGACCCCGCACCCGGCGACACCGTCGTCGAGATGGGGTGCGGGACGGGCGCGAACTTCCCGTACCTCCGAGAGCGAGTCGGCCCCGCGGGGACCGTCGTCGGCGTGGACTTCACGCCCGGCGTCCTCGAAGTCGCCCGCGACAGGGCGCACGCGTGGGAGAACGTCCACGTCGTCCGCGGCGACGCCACCCGCCCGCCCGTCGCGGACGCCGACGCCGTCCTCGCGACGTTCGTCTCGGGGATGCTGGCGGACCCCGCCGCCGCGGTGCGGACGTGGGGTGAACTCGCCGGGCCGGGCGGCCGCCTCGCCCTCGCGGACCTCGGCCGGACGACGCGGACGCCGTTCAGACCGCTCAACGGTCTGTTCAGGGGTATCGTCCGCGCGTCGTCACCGCCGGGGACGCGAAGCCAGTTGGCGCAGTCGCCGACGGCGACGCTCGACGCCAGGCTGGTCGCCGCCCACCGCGAACTCGACGCGGTCTGCGAGGACGTCCGCCACGAGACGCGTGCGCTCGGGTTCGCTCGGGTGTCCGGCGGACGGGTTCGCGAGTAG
- a CDS encoding thiamine-phosphate synthase family protein, giving the protein MRFIEEIVVEEFLPTFRSMLAEELRERGFTQREVADALGISQSAVSKYAHGEVSRNDLFLEDDRVRELVERVAEGLSTGDMTPVQALVEAEVLVRRLEEGDLLATLHEEQMPALAEYDGALSVHDPDSTLRTAERVRSSVRRGLRTLTNASGFAGLIPNVGSNLAECLPEADDIEDVAAIPGRIFDVKGKATVPSDPEFGVSEHVASVLLSARAAGRDVHGAVNVRYDPDLVDALEAAGYDTLEFDPDAPEDPIVAALEGRDDLTDTFVLYQTGAYGIEAITYVLGPDAPTVARAVRTLLTD; this is encoded by the coding sequence ATGCGCTTCATCGAGGAGATCGTCGTCGAGGAGTTCCTCCCGACGTTTCGCTCGATGCTCGCCGAGGAGTTGCGCGAACGCGGGTTCACCCAGCGCGAAGTCGCCGACGCCCTCGGCATCAGCCAGTCGGCCGTCTCGAAGTACGCTCACGGCGAGGTGAGCCGCAACGACCTGTTCCTCGAAGACGACCGCGTGCGGGAACTCGTCGAACGCGTCGCGGAGGGACTCTCGACTGGCGACATGACGCCCGTGCAGGCACTCGTCGAGGCGGAAGTGCTCGTCCGCCGTCTGGAGGAGGGCGACCTGCTCGCGACCCTGCACGAGGAACAGATGCCCGCACTCGCCGAGTACGACGGCGCGCTGAGCGTCCACGACCCCGACAGCACCCTCCGGACGGCCGAACGCGTCCGGTCGTCGGTCCGGCGCGGCCTCCGGACGCTGACGAACGCCAGCGGGTTCGCCGGCCTCATCCCGAACGTGGGCTCGAACCTCGCGGAGTGCCTCCCGGAGGCCGACGACATCGAGGACGTCGCGGCCATCCCCGGCCGCATCTTCGACGTGAAGGGGAAGGCGACGGTCCCCTCCGACCCCGAGTTCGGGGTGAGCGAGCACGTCGCCTCCGTCCTCCTCTCCGCGCGTGCGGCGGGCCGAGACGTCCACGGCGCCGTCAACGTCCGCTACGACCCGGACCTCGTCGATGCCCTCGAAGCCGCCGGGTACGACACGCTGGAGTTCGACCCCGACGCGCCCGAGGACCCCATCGTCGCCGCCCTCGAGGGCCGCGACGACCTGACGGACACGTTCGTCCTCTACCAGACCGGCGCGTACGGCATCGAGGCCATCACCTACGTCCTCGGCCCGGACGCGCCGACGGTGGCCCGCGCCGTCCGGACCCTCCTCACCGACTGA